One segment of Streptomyces sp. NBC_00576 DNA contains the following:
- a CDS encoding pyridoxal-phosphate-dependent aminotransferase family protein, translating into MTTHPFLDLAPLTAARFASIEDRVARLLSTEQDVVIMQGEALLPLEGAIRGTAGPGTTALNIVTGPYGQTFGDWLRDCGATVVDLAVPFHTAVTAAQIREAFAEHPEIDFVSLVHAEAATGNTNPVAEIGEAVREQGALFYLDAVASVGAEPVLPDAWGVDLCVIGAQKAMGGPAGVSAVSVSERAWARMAANPGAPRRSYLSLLDWKERWIDGGRRALLHAPAQLEMLALEACVERIEAAGLDTVIARHRAAAAATRAGALALGGGLEPYVYEAEDAAPVATTLRVPSGIVASELVASALAADPALPLAAGGGALAKEMIRVNHYGADATREAVLGSLVALGAALTDRGLVVNVEGARLAVANSS; encoded by the coding sequence ATGACCACGCATCCCTTCCTGGACCTGGCGCCACTGACCGCCGCTCGCTTCGCGTCGATCGAGGACCGCGTGGCGCGGCTGCTCTCCACCGAGCAGGACGTCGTGATCATGCAGGGCGAGGCGCTGCTGCCCCTGGAGGGTGCCATCAGGGGCACCGCCGGCCCGGGCACGACGGCCCTCAACATCGTCACGGGCCCCTACGGGCAGACGTTCGGCGACTGGCTGCGGGACTGCGGCGCCACGGTCGTCGATCTCGCGGTGCCCTTCCATACTGCGGTCACGGCCGCGCAGATCCGGGAGGCGTTCGCCGAGCACCCGGAGATCGACTTCGTCTCGCTGGTGCACGCGGAGGCGGCGACCGGCAACACCAACCCGGTCGCGGAGATCGGCGAGGCGGTACGGGAACAGGGCGCCCTCTTCTACCTCGACGCCGTCGCGTCGGTCGGCGCCGAGCCGGTGCTGCCGGACGCGTGGGGCGTCGACCTGTGCGTGATCGGGGCGCAGAAGGCGATGGGCGGGCCGGCCGGGGTGTCGGCGGTGTCGGTGAGCGAGCGGGCGTGGGCGCGGATGGCGGCGAATCCGGGGGCGCCGCGGCGGTCGTACCTCTCGCTCCTTGACTGGAAGGAACGGTGGATCGACGGCGGACGTCGCGCGCTCCTGCATGCTCCCGCCCAGCTGGAGATGCTCGCGCTGGAGGCGTGCGTGGAGCGGATCGAGGCGGCGGGGCTCGACACGGTGATCGCCCGGCACCGCGCCGCAGCGGCGGCCACCCGGGCGGGGGCGCTCGCGCTGGGCGGCGGCCTTGAGCCGTACGTGTACGAGGCCGAGGACGCGGCGCCGGTCGCGACGACCCTGCGGGTGCCCTCCGGGATCGTCGCGTCGGAGCTGGTGGCGAGCGCGCTGGCCGCCGATCCGGCGCTGCCGCTGGCGGCGGGTGGCGGCGCGCTGGCCAAGGAGATGATCCGGGTCAACCACTACGGGGCGGACGCGACACGAGAGGCGGTGCTCGGGAGTCTGGTCGCACTGGGGGCGGCGCTGACGGACCGGGGGCTCGTGGTGAACGTCGAAGGGGCCCGGCTGGCTGTCGCGAATTCCTCGTGA
- a CDS encoding transporter substrate-binding domain-containing protein yields MNTVLGRRSRILAATTATAGLLLVAGCSSDDDGGGAAKTAAGGVELVKGGQLTVCTHLPYPPFQSEIDGKVQGFDVSLVDLAAKNLGVKQEILDTPFENFKTGAFLNSDQCDLGAAGMTITDERKKNVDFSDPYFDATQAVLVEKKSGITSFADLKDKKVGAQAQTTGEDYAKEKDLDPVSFESSDAVLNGLRTGQVEAVIIDYPVVQGWLKTPANADAFKVVDNLNTGEQYGFTVKKGNTKLLAALNKAITDAKADGTYKKLYEQWIGPYDESAAAPSAS; encoded by the coding sequence GTGAACACGGTCCTCGGACGACGGTCCCGCATCCTGGCCGCCACCACCGCGACGGCCGGGCTCCTGCTCGTGGCCGGCTGCTCCTCGGACGACGACGGAGGCGGCGCCGCGAAGACCGCCGCCGGCGGGGTCGAGCTCGTCAAGGGCGGGCAGCTCACCGTCTGCACCCATCTGCCGTATCCGCCCTTCCAGTCGGAGATCGACGGCAAGGTGCAGGGCTTCGACGTGTCGCTCGTCGACCTCGCCGCCAAGAACCTCGGCGTGAAGCAGGAGATCCTCGATACGCCGTTCGAGAACTTCAAGACGGGCGCCTTCCTCAACTCGGACCAGTGCGACCTCGGCGCGGCCGGCATGACCATCACCGACGAGCGCAAGAAGAACGTCGACTTCTCCGACCCGTACTTCGACGCGACACAGGCCGTCCTCGTCGAGAAGAAGAGCGGCATCACGTCCTTCGCAGACCTCAAGGACAAGAAGGTCGGCGCCCAGGCACAGACGACCGGCGAGGACTACGCCAAGGAGAAGGACCTCGACCCGGTCTCCTTCGAGTCCTCCGACGCCGTCCTCAACGGCCTGCGCACCGGACAGGTCGAGGCCGTCATCATCGACTACCCGGTCGTCCAGGGCTGGCTCAAGACCCCGGCCAACGCGGACGCCTTCAAGGTGGTGGACAACCTCAACACCGGTGAGCAGTACGGCTTCACGGTGAAGAAGGGCAACACCAAGCTGCTCGCCGCCCTCAACAAGGCGATCACCGACGCGAAGGCCGACGGCACGTACAAGAAGCTGTACGAGCAGTGGATCGGCCCGTACGACGAGTCCGCGGCCGCTCCGTCCGCGTCATGA
- the ectA gene encoding diaminobutyrate acetyltransferase → MSAVRTDLQIDRPVVADGAALWRIARDSKVLDLNSSYSYLLWCRDFAATSAVARDPDGSPVGFVTGYVRPDRPHTLLVWQVAVDAGHQGRGLAAALLDALTRRVGAEQGLTTVETTITPGNTASERLFTSFAERHGAAVEREVLFDAGLFPNDPAGLDGSHDPEVLYRIGPLVDPSGLADLSG, encoded by the coding sequence ATGAGTGCCGTACGGACAGACCTGCAAATAGACCGACCGGTGGTTGCCGACGGCGCCGCGCTGTGGCGGATCGCCAGGGACTCGAAGGTTCTCGACCTCAACTCGTCGTACAGCTATCTGCTCTGGTGCCGGGACTTCGCCGCCACCTCGGCGGTCGCCCGGGACCCCGACGGGAGCCCGGTCGGCTTCGTCACCGGGTACGTCCGCCCGGACCGGCCGCACACCCTGCTCGTCTGGCAGGTGGCCGTCGACGCCGGCCACCAGGGGCGCGGGCTCGCCGCCGCGCTGCTCGACGCGCTGACCCGGCGGGTCGGCGCCGAACAGGGGCTCACCACCGTCGAGACCACCATCACGCCGGGCAACACCGCCTCGGAGCGGCTGTTCACCTCGTTCGCCGAGCGGCACGGCGCCGCCGTCGAACGGGAGGTGCTGTTCGACGCGGGCCTGTTCCCGAACGACCCGGCCGGCCTGGACGGTTCGCACGACCCCGAGGTCCTGTACCGCATCGGCCCCCTCGTCGATCCTTCCGGGCTTGCCGATCTTTCCGGCTGA
- the ectB gene encoding diaminobutyrate--2-oxoglutarate transaminase, translating to MTITQPDLSVFETVESEVRSYCRSWPAVFDRAQGSRMYDEDGHAYLDFFAGAGSLNYGHNNPVLKRALIDYLERDGVTHGLDMSTVAKRAFLESFQELVLRPRELPYKVMFPGPTGTNAVEAALKLARKVKGREAIVSFTNAFHGMSLGSLAVTGNAFKRAGAGIPLVHGTPMPFDNYFEGTVPDFLWFERLLEDQGSGLNKPAAVIVETVQGEGGINVARPEWLRALADLCERQDMLLIVDDIQMGCGRTGAFFSFEEAGIVPDIVTVSKSISGYGLPMSLTLFRPELDVWEPGEHNGTFRGNNPAFVTAAAALETYWSDGSAMEKQTRARGEQVEEALISITEENLADVKEYRGRGLVWGMEFHEKERAGRVAKRAFELGLLIETSGPEGEVMKLLPALTITPEELDEGLRVVARAVRETVEPV from the coding sequence GTGACCATCACCCAGCCCGACCTGAGCGTCTTCGAAACAGTCGAGTCGGAGGTGCGCAGCTACTGCCGCAGCTGGCCCGCCGTGTTCGACCGTGCGCAGGGCAGCCGTATGTACGACGAGGACGGCCACGCCTACCTCGACTTCTTCGCGGGCGCCGGATCACTCAACTACGGCCACAACAACCCGGTACTGAAACGGGCGTTGATCGACTATCTGGAACGGGACGGTGTCACGCACGGCCTCGACATGTCGACCGTCGCCAAGCGCGCGTTCCTGGAGTCATTCCAGGAACTGGTGCTGCGGCCCCGCGAACTGCCGTACAAGGTCATGTTCCCGGGACCGACGGGAACCAACGCCGTCGAGGCGGCCCTGAAGCTGGCGCGGAAGGTGAAGGGGCGGGAGGCCATCGTGTCCTTCACCAACGCCTTCCACGGGATGTCCCTCGGGTCGCTCGCCGTGACCGGCAACGCCTTCAAACGGGCCGGCGCGGGCATTCCGCTGGTGCACGGGACCCCGATGCCGTTCGACAACTACTTCGAGGGGACCGTCCCCGACTTCCTGTGGTTCGAGCGGCTGTTGGAGGACCAGGGCTCCGGTCTCAACAAGCCGGCCGCCGTGATCGTGGAGACCGTGCAGGGCGAGGGCGGCATCAACGTGGCGCGCCCGGAGTGGCTGCGGGCACTGGCCGACCTGTGCGAACGCCAGGACATGCTGCTGATCGTCGACGACATCCAGATGGGCTGCGGGCGGACCGGCGCCTTCTTCTCCTTCGAGGAGGCGGGCATCGTGCCCGACATCGTCACCGTGTCGAAGTCCATCAGCGGGTACGGACTCCCCATGTCCCTCACCCTGTTCAGGCCCGAACTGGACGTCTGGGAGCCGGGCGAGCACAACGGCACGTTCCGCGGCAACAACCCGGCGTTCGTGACGGCCGCCGCCGCGCTGGAGACGTACTGGTCCGACGGGTCCGCCATGGAGAAGCAGACGCGCGCCCGTGGTGAGCAGGTCGAGGAGGCGCTGATCTCGATCACCGAGGAGAACCTCGCCGACGTCAAGGAGTACCGGGGCCGGGGGCTGGTGTGGGGCATGGAGTTCCACGAGAAGGAGCGCGCGGGGCGGGTCGCGAAGCGGGCCTTCGAGCTCGGGCTGCTCATCGAGACGTCCGGCCCTGAGGGCGAGGTCATGAAACTGCTGCCGGCGCTCACCATCACGCCCGAGGAGCTGGACGAGGGTCTGCGGGTCGTCGCCCGCGCCGTACGCGAAACCGTCGAGCCTGTCTGA